Proteins encoded in a region of the Diabrotica virgifera virgifera chromosome 4, PGI_DIABVI_V3a genome:
- the LOC126884023 gene encoding uncharacterized protein LOC126884023 has translation MIKEIVKQSDNLLLTIKRLRKIIFDKFTQNDAKVWLKRLNAHICKCNNLIKAKNLPVGTARKLQSNVGHFKHFRRIILNFNRHVGLGLNSKLRNRVKWENVASSFASRIKTGVIINLCHKDVGPFLDDAFTVFRQKVKTLLKSNRVLKVNTTLWGEFIKKTGDSESLDLMHFSTKNVIINSYSTDLHIWFSENVKDKIFKKMSEFAEKDSGAALSKVISLEVNINKVKIGNGSSYIKLPEQIQKRRACINIKNYDQNCFYWAIISSFYPAKIHTERTSAYPYYSTALKTEDLEAPMPLSHITKFEKINTISVNVYALELNQVKEKQFYDVVPARLTQNKLDRHVNLLLIQDKYFPKLNDYDAPPSDDDNIEIKYHYCWIKDMSRLLSSQLSKNTNKKYICDRCMNYFSSGNKLAEHEEFCRDINKCKMTVPKYDDVAFRNFTYKQTTPFIIYADFECQLHNFTDSNVNLNKTTKYQKHVPYSAGYYLKCAYDDSLSYFRSYRGENCMEWFAKEMAEISKFVDSKIKSIVPMVKKPSTSKATACHICEKRFLATDIIVVDHDHFTGEVRGFAHQACNLNFRKVFVVPVAFHNFSGYDSHFMIIDLCKHGHLSLLPINKEKYISFTLHSDEHKIRLRFIDTMRFMGASLDELASLLDTSEKKILKQEFNSLDDDAFNLLTCKGVFCYDYVDSLEKLEETSLPTISHFYNKLCDEHISEQKYAHAQKVWSTFECKNLGEYSDLYLKTDILLLADVFEQFRQKCRDTYHLDPAWYYTIPGYTWDCMLRYTKCRLELLKDVDMILFIEKGIRGGISVCSNRFSEANNKYMSTYDPTQPSKYIMYLDVNNLYGWAMSEYLPFGGFKWIEDVTKFGVASKSTKLPKGHINIMSIPNAAKEGYFFQVDLEYPRELHDKHKDFPFAAEHRIPPGSKLPKLLPTLFNKSKYIIHYRNLKQALSNGLILTKIHKVLKFNQSAWLRPYIELNTNLRAASKSSFEKNLYKMMNNAVFGKTMENIRRHRTGKICKNWNGRYGAKNLIASIRFHSRTIFSENLVAIELTKSVVCFNKPLYIGAAILDISKLCMYDFHYSFMLPTMGEENCMLLYMDTDSFIYELQCLDAYKEVLKAHNSKFDTSDYSENNPYMIERLNKKIPGLMKDEANGKIITHFIGLRSKMYTFKLQTTDEEREKERERLKLKLNKEQIDCGIQNLGITKKAKGVKYNVVKNIITFEDFENCLKEYKIKSTNQRCIRSYQHSVFSIEQTKTALSPYDDKRYLIPESFKTLPWGHCDIP, from the coding sequence ATGATTAAGGAAATAGTTAAGCAGTCGGATAATCTATTATTAACTATTAAAAGACTtcgtaaaataatttttgataaatttactCAAAATGATGCTAAAGTGTGGTTAAAGCGATTAAATGCACATATTTGCAAatgtaataatttaattaaagctAAAAACTTACCTGTAGGAACTGCTAGAAAATTACAATCAAACGTaggacattttaaacattttcgaagaataattttaaattttaatagacATGTTGGTCTAGGACTTAATTCAAAATTACGTAATAGAGTAAAATGGGAAAATGTCGCTTCAAGTTTTGCAAGCCGGATTAAGACAGGggttataataaatttatgtCATAAGGATGTAGGACCGTTTTTGGATGATGCTTTTACGGTATTTAGACAAAAAGTTAAAACTCTTTTGAAATCTAATAGAGTACTTAAAGTCAACACTACTTTGTGGGGGGAATTTATTAAAAAGACAGGTGACAGTGAGAGTTTAGATTTGATGCATTTTAGCactaaaaatgtcattataaatAGTTATTCAACCGATTTACACATTTGGTTTAGCGAAAATGTCAaagataaaatttttaaaaaaatgtctgaATTTGCAGAAAAAGATTCAGGTGCCGCTCTCTCTAAAGTAATCTCATTAGAAGTTAACATCAATAAAGTCAAAATTGGGAACGGATCATCGTACATTAAACTTCCTGAGCAAATTCAAAAGCGTCGAGCAtgtataaatatcaaaaattacgatcaaaattgcttttattgGGCGATTATTAGCTCTTTTTATCCAGCTAAAATACATACAGAACGTACGTCGGCATATCCATATTACAGTACTGCGTTGAAAACGGAGGACTTGGAAGCTCCAATGCCTTTAAGTCATAtcacaaaatttgaaaaaataaatactatatcagtgaatgtttatgctttggaattaaatcaagttaaggaaAAACAATTTTACGACGTAGTACCTGCTAGACTTACACAAAACAAGcttgatagacatgtaaatttgcTTCTAattcaggataaatattttcCAAAGTTAAATGATTACGACGCTCCTCCTAGTGACGATgataatattgaaataaaatatcattattgCTGGATTAAAGATATGTCTAGGTTGTTAAGTTCTCAGTTAAGTAagaacacaaataaaaaatatatttgtgatCGTTGTATGAATTATTTTTCCAGCGGGAATAAACTTGCGGAGCACGAAGAGTTCTGCAGAGACATAAACAAATGTAAAATGACTGTTCCCAAATACGATGATGTTGCTTTTAGAAATTTCACATACAAACAAACCACTCCCTTTATCATATATGCtgattttgaatgtcagttacaTAATTTTACAGATTCTAATGTAAATCTGAACAAAACAACAAAATACCAAAAGCATGTACCTTATAGTGCAGGCTATTACTTAAAATGTGCTTACGATGACAGCTTATCATATTTTCGAAGCTACAGAGGTGAAAATTGTATGGAGTGGTTTGCAAAAGAAATGGCTGAAATATCCAAATTTGTCGATTCTAAAATAAAATCAATTGTACCTATGGTTAAAAAGCCTAGTACAAGTAAGGCAACTGCCTGTCATATTTGTGAGAAACGCTTTTTAGCTACAGATATAATTGTGGTAGATCATGATCATTTTACCGGAGAGGTAAGAGGATTTGCACACCAAGCATGCAATTTAAACTTCAGAAAGGTGTTTGTTGTGCCAGTAGCCTTCCATAATTTTAGTGGATATGACTCACATTTCATGATTATCGATTTATGCAAACATGGGCACCTGAGCTTACTTcctattaataaagaaaaatatatttcttttactCTACATTCAGATGAGCATAAAATTAGACTAAGATTTATCGATACTATGAGATTTATGGGAGCTTCACTCGATGAATTAGCATCACTTTTAGATACTTCAGAGAAGAAGATTTTAAAACAAGAATTTAATAGTTTAGATGATGATGCATTTAATTTATTAACTTGCAAAGGAGTATTTTGCTATGATTATGTCGATAGTTTGGAAAAATTAGAGGAAACTTCTTTACCTACAATTagtcatttttataataaattatgtgATGAACATATTAGCGAACAGAAGTATGCTCATGCGCAGAaagtttggtctacatttgaatGTAAAAATTTGGGAGAGTATAGCGATTTGTACCTAAAAACAGATATTTTGCTTCTGGCTGATGTATTTGAACAATTTAGACAAAAATGTAGGGATACGTACCATTTAGATCCTGCGTGGTATTATACCATACCAGGGTATACATGGGACTGTATGCTTAGGTATACAAAATGTAGATTAGAGTTATTAAAAGATGTGGATATgattttgtttattgaaaaaggCATAAGAGGCGGAATATCTGTGTGTAGTAACCGATTTTCGGAAGCTAACAATAAGTACATGTCAACATATGACCCCACACAACCCTCTAAGTACATCATGTATTTAGATGTAAATAATCTCTATGGTTGGGCTATGAGTGAATATTTACCTTTTGGAGGATTTAAGTGGATTGAAGATGTAACCAAATTTGGTGTTGCATCTAAATCCACTAAACTTCCCAAGGGTCATATTAATATTATGTCAATTCCGAATGCTGCGAAGGAGGGCTATTTCTTTCAAGTTGACTTAGAGTATCCACGTGAATTACACGACAAACATAAAGATTTTCCATTTGCTGCCGAACACCGCATTCCTCCCGGTTCAAAACTACCAAAATTATTGCCAACTCTTTTTAATAAGTCaaaatatattattcattatagAAATTTAAAGCAGGCTTTATCCAACGGATTAATTTTAACTAAAATACATAAAGTTTTGAAATTTAATCAATCTGCATGGCTGCGACCCTATATTGAGTTAAATACTAACTTACGGGCTGCATCTaagagcagttttgagaaaaatctcTATAAAATGATGAACAATGCTGTGTTCGGTAAGACCATGGAGAATATAAGGAGGCATagaactggaaaaatatgtaaaaattggaATGGAAGGTATGGAGCCAAAAACTTGATTGCAAGTATTCGGTTTCACAGTCGTACTATCTTCAGTGAAAACCTAGTGGCCATCGAACTAACCAAATCAGTAGTGTGTTTTAATAAACCTCTGTATATAGGTGCAGCAATCCTAGACATatcaaaattatgtatgtatgattTTCATTACTCCTTCATGCTTCCAACGATGGGAGAAGAAAATTGTATGTTATTGTACATGGATACAGATAGCTTTATATATGAATTACAGTGTTTAGATGCATATAAGGAGGTTTTAAAGGCACACAACTCTAAATTCGATACATCTGACTATTCGGAAAATAACCCGTACATGATAGaacggttaaataaaaaaatccccGGTCTAATGAAGGATGAAGCTAATGGAAAAATTATTACACATTTTATTGGTCTAAGATCAAAAATGTATACATTTAAATTACAAACAACTGATGAAGAGAGAGAAAAAGAGAGAGAACGTTTAAAACTGAAACTAAACAAGGAACAAATTGATTGTGGTATTCAAAATTTAGGTATAACCAAAAAAGCAAAAGGTGTAAAATATAATGTAGTCAAAAATATAATCAcatttgaagattttgaaaattGTTTAAAAGAATATAAGATTAAAAGCACAAACCAAAGGTGTATTCGGTCATATCAACATTCAGTATTCAGCATAGAGCAAACAAAAACGGCCCTAAGTCCTTATGATGATAAACGATATTTAATACCAGAATCCTTTAAAACGCTTCCCTGGGGGCATTGTGATATACCataa